In Calothrix sp. PCC 7507, one DNA window encodes the following:
- a CDS encoding NHLP bacteriocin system secretion protein translates to MVTNKNNLFRKQALERSSSPERLDQIMQVVSPMSWLPLLALGSLVAAGLAWSILGRIPITVEGRGVLVYPSKVVPLQFPAIEGKLKVVNVHVGDFVKKGQVLATIDQDELNKQLQQQQAKLAELSSQDLNAISLQGQRSQLEVKAIAQQRLGLQQRLLEAQSLTPIIRDKDIGALAEQRRNLQQRLQEAQSLAPTFQDRLNRRKALRAEGAISSDQVLEAQQTYLDSIAKVANFSTQLKQLDVSQVQAEKSYRENLSQITDLKTQLKQLDTKETTLNEQNFQASINRTNQIQDLKRGIAELQRKLTGNSEIKSDRTGRILELTVSSGQIIGAGSRIGAIETQEPSAKLLAVTFLPVSEGKKVQKGMKLQITPSTVKREEFGGIAGKITNVSPFPVTKEAAASLVGNPEIVGSLVGSEPQIQVLSELQPNKSTYSGYQWSSSKGPQLKMSPGTTTSVRVTIEEQAPITFVLPILKSWSGIY, encoded by the coding sequence ATGGTGACTAACAAAAATAATTTATTTCGTAAACAAGCTTTAGAGCGCTCGTCTTCGCCGGAACGCCTGGATCAAATTATGCAAGTTGTTAGCCCGATGAGTTGGCTACCGTTGCTGGCGCTAGGTTCCTTGGTTGCAGCAGGGCTGGCTTGGAGTATTTTGGGACGGATTCCAATTACGGTGGAAGGCAGGGGTGTACTTGTATATCCTAGTAAAGTTGTGCCGTTGCAATTCCCGGCGATCGAAGGAAAGTTAAAAGTAGTCAATGTCCATGTGGGCGACTTTGTCAAGAAAGGACAAGTGCTAGCAACAATTGACCAAGACGAACTCAACAAACAACTCCAGCAGCAGCAAGCTAAACTGGCAGAATTATCATCCCAAGACCTGAATGCTATCTCACTACAAGGACAGCGCAGTCAATTAGAAGTCAAAGCGATCGCCCAACAGCGTTTGGGTTTACAACAACGGCTGCTTGAAGCTCAATCCCTGACACCAATTATTAGAGATAAAGATATTGGTGCGCTGGCCGAGCAGCGACGAAACCTACAACAACGTTTGCAAGAGGCTCAGTCCCTAGCTCCCACTTTCCAAGATAGACTGAATCGCCGCAAAGCGCTGAGAGCTGAAGGGGCAATTTCTAGCGATCAGGTATTGGAGGCGCAACAAACTTATCTGGATAGTATTGCCAAAGTTGCCAACTTCTCTACTCAATTAAAGCAACTGGATGTGAGCCAAGTACAGGCAGAAAAGTCTTACCGCGAGAATCTTAGCCAGATTACTGACCTCAAAACTCAACTGAAACAACTAGATACAAAAGAAACAACACTCAACGAGCAAAATTTTCAAGCTTCGATTAACCGCACCAATCAAATTCAGGATTTGAAACGCGGTATTGCCGAACTGCAACGAAAATTAACAGGTAATAGCGAGATTAAGAGCGATCGCACTGGACGCATTTTAGAACTCACCGTCAGTTCTGGACAAATTATTGGTGCTGGTAGCCGCATCGGTGCGATCGAAACCCAAGAACCATCCGCCAAACTGCTCGCAGTGACGTTTCTACCAGTCAGTGAGGGTAAAAAGGTGCAAAAAGGGATGAAGTTGCAAATCACACCTTCTACAGTCAAGCGGGAAGAATTTGGTGGCATTGCTGGCAAGATTACCAACGTTTCACCCTTCCCCGTCACCAAAGAAGCTGCAGCCAGTCTAGTTGGTAATCCAGAAATTGTGGGCAGTTTGGTAGGCTCAGAACCACAAATCCAAGTTTTATCAGAACTGCAGCCGAATAAATCCACCTACAGCGGCTATCAGTGGTCTTCTTCCAAGGGTCCGCAACTGAAAATGTCTCCGGGAACCACGACTTCCGTAAGAGTCACCATTGAGGAACAAGCACCCATTACTTTTGTATTACCTATTCTTAAATCCTGGAGTGGAATTTATTAA
- a CDS encoding cyclic nucleotide-binding domain-containing protein → MREVLLKELSNSDIDWMLTTGNKEEIASGTVLIRQGEPVNALYILLDGELTVSLSQSDNNPLGRAFAALEGGEMSGREIARLASGDMVGEIPFLDSYLPATTVKALTKSLVLAIPRQQLAAKLQEDISFAAHLYRANAILLSDRLEQIISQLGSSTLVLSQPQLREILFIFAELRDSDIDWLIVAGTVSKITAGTVLIPGGRPVEALHILLEGKLTLSASEDDRNPLARAFSNLESGESTEREFARLSRGDIVGETPFIEAPPPSFSVKAAEDSWVLSIPQWRLAAKLLHDLAFAARFYRVLAVLLADKQRAIVSRLGYGRLSYSKGQSLDGNMQYENELSSDFLAQVALAGARFDWMLKRIRRS, encoded by the coding sequence ATGAGAGAAGTTCTGCTAAAGGAACTGAGTAATAGCGATATTGACTGGATGTTGACAACCGGGAATAAAGAAGAAATTGCCTCTGGAACAGTTCTCATCCGCCAAGGCGAACCTGTAAATGCACTATATATTTTGTTAGATGGAGAGTTAACAGTTTCTCTTTCTCAGTCAGACAATAATCCTTTGGGTCGTGCTTTTGCGGCTTTAGAAGGTGGAGAAATGTCAGGGCGTGAGATTGCGAGATTAGCGAGTGGAGATATGGTAGGAGAAATTCCTTTTCTCGATTCTTATCTACCTGCTACCACTGTGAAGGCGCTGACTAAGTCGCTGGTTTTAGCGATTCCGCGACAGCAACTAGCAGCAAAATTGCAAGAAGATATCAGTTTTGCGGCTCATCTTTATCGAGCAAATGCGATTCTGCTGTCAGATAGATTAGAGCAAATTATTAGTCAGCTGGGGAGTAGCACGCTTGTTCTGAGCCAGCCCCAACTGAGAGAAATTTTATTTATCTTTGCAGAATTACGTGATAGTGACATCGATTGGTTGATTGTGGCAGGGACTGTGAGCAAAATTACCGCAGGGACTGTGCTGATTCCTGGAGGTAGACCGGTTGAGGCGCTGCATATTTTATTAGAAGGGAAATTGACACTGTCTGCTTCCGAAGACGATCGCAATCCTTTAGCGAGAGCATTTTCTAATTTGGAGAGCGGGGAATCTACAGAACGGGAGTTCGCGAGATTATCGCGAGGCGACATTGTGGGAGAAACGCCTTTTATCGAGGCTCCGCCGCCCTCTTTCTCTGTGAAAGCTGCAGAAGATTCGTGGGTATTATCTATTCCTCAATGGCGGCTAGCGGCAAAACTTTTACACGATTTGGCTTTTGCTGCACGTTTTTATCGAGTACTTGCTGTGTTGTTAGCAGACAAACAGCGCGCTATAGTCAGTCGCCTGGGTTATGGCAGACTCAGTTACAGCAAAGGTCAATCTTTGGATGGCAATATGCAATATGAAAATGAACTGAGTTCTGATTTTTTGGCACAGGTGGCGTTGGCTGGAGCCAGATTTGATTGGATGCTCAAAAGAATTCGTCGCAGCTAA
- a CDS encoding NHLP family bacteriocin export ABC transporter peptidase/permease/ATPase subunit has protein sequence MSLPKLPKLLRRQGRRRRTPTLLQMEAVECGAAALGIILGYYGRIVPLAKLRQDCGVSRDGSKASNILNAARSYGLEAKGFKAELNQLQEMATPFIVFWNFNHFLVVEGYNKQRVYLNDPASGPRHVSLEEFSNAYTGVVLVLQPGKEFKKGGSKPSIILALWQRLRFSLGALAYCVFAGLLLVIPGLAMPTFSQVFVDNVLIQRRHEWLSPLILGIIITAAVTGLLTLLQLQSLRRMRIKLSVSMSSQFLWHILRLPVSFYDQRFAGEISSRVNLNDSLASILSGRLATTAIAVVTVIFYAIVMLQYDKILTSIGIAFVVINLLALQWVSRRRVDANMRLQQDQGKVAGVSISGLQSMETLKASGLESDFFSRWAGYYAKSVNSQQEMDITNQTLGVLPSFLSTMSSMLLITIGGLRVMEGHLSIGMLIAFQGLMQQFLLPVNNLVSLGSDLQKVEGDITRLDDVLRNPVDPQVDREMENVQLAASQPTVRLQGYVELRNVTFGYNRVGQPLITNFNFSLKPGQRVALVGGSGSGKSTVAKLVAGLYEPWEGEILFDGQPRPQIPRQVLVNSLALVEQDIFLFAGSVRDNLTLWDTTVPTSYVVRACQDAAIHDVVISLPGGYNAELLEGASNLSGGQRQRLEIARALVNNPAILVMDEATSALDSETEKIIDRKLRQRGCTCIIVAHRLSTIRDCDEIIVLERGKVVQRGTHDELKEVEGAYLRLIRSEGGAL, from the coding sequence ATGTCGCTGCCCAAATTGCCAAAACTACTGAGGCGTCAAGGTCGTAGGCGTCGTACTCCCACACTGCTGCAGATGGAAGCGGTGGAATGTGGGGCTGCGGCTTTGGGAATTATTTTAGGTTACTACGGTCGCATTGTCCCTTTAGCAAAACTGCGTCAAGATTGTGGTGTATCGCGGGATGGAAGTAAAGCTTCTAATATCCTCAATGCTGCTCGCAGCTATGGATTAGAGGCTAAAGGCTTTAAGGCAGAATTGAATCAGCTGCAAGAAATGGCCACTCCTTTCATTGTGTTTTGGAACTTCAACCATTTCTTAGTTGTAGAGGGATACAACAAGCAGCGAGTTTATCTCAATGATCCCGCCTCTGGCCCGCGTCACGTTTCCTTAGAAGAATTTAGTAACGCTTACACGGGCGTAGTTTTAGTTTTACAGCCGGGGAAAGAATTTAAAAAAGGCGGCAGTAAACCCAGCATCATCTTAGCTTTATGGCAACGGCTGCGCTTCTCTTTGGGGGCGTTGGCTTATTGTGTATTTGCAGGATTATTGTTGGTAATACCCGGCTTGGCAATGCCGACATTTTCTCAGGTATTTGTGGATAACGTGTTGATTCAGCGCCGTCATGAATGGTTATCACCGCTGATTTTGGGAATTATCATCACCGCTGCAGTTACGGGATTGTTAACACTGCTGCAATTGCAATCCCTGCGGCGGATGAGAATCAAACTGTCTGTGAGCATGTCCAGTCAGTTTTTGTGGCATATTCTCCGTCTACCAGTGAGTTTTTATGACCAACGATTTGCTGGGGAAATCAGCAGCCGTGTTAACCTTAACGACTCCTTAGCGAGTATTCTATCGGGGAGATTGGCTACTACAGCGATCGCCGTCGTTACGGTAATTTTTTATGCGATCGTCATGCTGCAATATGACAAAATACTGACTTCCATTGGTATCGCTTTTGTCGTCATCAATCTCTTAGCTTTGCAGTGGGTATCTCGGCGGCGCGTCGATGCCAATATGAGATTGCAACAAGATCAAGGAAAAGTTGCAGGTGTTTCTATCTCTGGGCTACAGAGTATGGAAACCCTGAAAGCATCTGGCTTGGAATCAGATTTCTTTTCCCGTTGGGCTGGTTATTATGCCAAGTCGGTCAACTCTCAACAGGAAATGGATATCACTAATCAGACACTGGGAGTACTGCCTTCTTTCTTGTCCACAATGTCATCCATGCTACTGATTACCATAGGCGGTCTGCGAGTCATGGAAGGACATCTGAGCATTGGGATGCTGATAGCGTTTCAGGGTTTGATGCAACAGTTTTTACTCCCTGTGAATAATCTTGTCAGCCTGGGAAGCGACCTACAAAAAGTTGAAGGCGATATCACCCGTTTAGATGATGTCTTACGCAACCCTGTAGATCCACAAGTAGACAGAGAGATGGAGAATGTACAATTAGCTGCCTCCCAGCCTACTGTACGCTTGCAAGGATATGTCGAGTTACGTAATGTCACCTTTGGCTACAACCGAGTTGGTCAACCTCTAATTACCAACTTTAATTTTTCCCTCAAACCAGGACAGCGCGTGGCTTTAGTCGGGGGGAGTGGTTCTGGCAAGTCTACCGTAGCCAAATTAGTGGCGGGATTGTATGAACCTTGGGAGGGGGAAATCCTCTTTGATGGTCAACCCAGACCGCAAATTCCGCGCCAAGTGTTAGTCAATTCTCTTGCTTTGGTCGAGCAAGATATTTTTCTGTTTGCAGGTAGTGTGCGGGACAATTTAACACTTTGGGATACCACAGTTCCCACCAGTTATGTGGTGCGTGCGTGTCAAGATGCGGCTATCCATGATGTGGTGATTTCCTTACCAGGGGGCTATAATGCCGAACTTTTAGAAGGCGCAAGTAACTTGAGTGGAGGACAACGTCAGCGGTTAGAAATAGCCCGCGCTTTAGTGAATAATCCCGCCATTTTGGTGATGGATGAAGCCACCAGCGCCCTGGATAGCGAGACAGAAAAAATCATCGATCGCAAACTGCGCCAACGGGGTTGTACTTGTATTATTGTGGCGCACCGCCTCAGCACCATCCGCGATTGTGATGAAATCATTGTCTTGGAACGGGGCAAAGTCGTACAACGGGGCACTCATGATGAGTTAAAGGAGGTTGAAGGTGCATATTTACGATTGATTCGTAGTGAAGGAGGGGCGCTTTAA
- a CDS encoding CTB family bacteriocin produces MSDENQNAIELSDEELDVVVGGFSFESFNATFFEQTDSLIFKNTETRADGSSSTTSLIATRSIRTFAISSLLLGGGRGRRRRR; encoded by the coding sequence ATGTCAGATGAAAATCAAAATGCTATTGAATTATCAGATGAGGAATTAGATGTTGTTGTAGGTGGTTTTAGTTTCGAGTCATTTAATGCTACCTTTTTTGAGCAAACTGATAGCTTAATTTTTAAAAATACAGAGACTCGCGCCGATGGTAGTAGTTCTACAACTTCTCTGATTGCAACGCGAAGCATCAGGACTTTTGCGATAAGTAGCCTGTTGTTGGGTGGTGGACGCGGTCGAAGACGCCGTCGTTAA